The Burkholderia sp. NRF60-BP8 genomic sequence CCGTTCGCCCCAAAGGGAGCGGACTAGCGCGGATTTCGATCCGCGTGACTGATTGATAAAGGAATGCAAAGTGGCACGTTATATCGGCCCCAAAGCCAAGCTTTCCCGCCGTGAAGGCACCGACCTGTTCCTGAAGAGCGCACGCCGCTCGCTCGCCGACAAGTGCAAGCTCGACAGCAAGCCGGGTCAGCACGGCCGTACCTCGGGCGCACGTACGTCCGACTACGGTACGCAGCTGCGCGAGAAGCAGAAGGTCAAGCGTATCTACGGCGTGCTGGAACGTCAGTTCCGTCGCTACTTCGCTGAAGCCGATCGCCGCAAGGGCAACACGGGTGAAAACCTGCTGCAACTGCTCGAGTCGCGCCTCGACAACGTCGTGTATCGCATGGGCTTCGGCTCGACCCGCGCTGAAGCGCGTCAGCTGGTGAGCCACAAGTCGATCACGGTGAACGGCGTCGTCGCAAACGTGCCGTCGCAGCAAGTGAAGGCGGGTGACGTCGTCGCGATCCGCGAAAAGGCGAAGAAGCAGGCGCGTATCGTCGAAGCGCTGTCGCTGGCCGAGCAAGGCGGCATGCCGAGCTGGGTTGCAGTCGATGCGAAGAAGTTCGAAGGCACGTTCAAGCAAATGCCGGAACGCGCTGAAATCGCAGGCGACATCAACGAAAGCCTGATCGTCGAATTGTATTCGCGTTAATCCGATTGACGGCCGAGGTACCCCGATTGCGTTGCGCAAGGACGGGCCTCGGCTGTTTATTTTCTGGTTGTTACCGGTCAGCCTTATCGGTGTAACGAGCCGAGGGTATTGAAAAGGAAAGCCCATGCAAACCAGTTTGCTGAAACCCAAGATCATCGCCGTGGAATCGCTGGGCGAGAACCACGCGAGGGTGGTCATGGAACCGTTCGAACGCGGTTACGGCCACACCTTGGGCAATGCGCTTCGCCGCGTGCTGCTGTCGTCGATGGTGGGCTACGCGCCGACCGAAGTCACGATCGCAGGCGTGGTGCACGAGTACTCGACGCTGGATGGCGTGCAGGAAGACGTCGTCAACCTGCTGCTGAACCTGAAGGGCGTGGTGTTCAAGCTGCATAACCGTGACGAAGTGACGGTTACGCTGCGCAAGGAAGGTGAAGGCGTCGTGACGGCCGGCGATATCGAGCTGGCTCACGATTGCGAAGTCATCAACCCGAATCACGTGATTGCGCACCTGTCGAAGGGCGGCAAGCTCGACGTTCAGATCAAGATCGAAAAGGGTCGCGGCTACGTGCCCGGCAACGTCCGTCGCTACGGCGAAGACACGGCCAAGATCATCGGCCGCATCGTCCTCGACGCATCGTTCTCGCCGGTTCGCCGCGTGAGCTACGCCGTCGAAAGCGCGCGTGTCGAGCAGCGTACCGACCTCGACAAGCTCGTGATGAACATCGAGACGAGCGGCGTGATCACGCCGGAAGAAGCGATCCGCCAGTCGGCCCGCATCCTGGTCGACCAGTTGTCCGTGTTCGCGGCGCTGGAAGGCACGGAAACGGCAGCCGAAGCGCCGTCGCGTGCACCGCAGATCGATCCGATCCTGCTGCGTCCGGTGGACGATCTCGAGCTGACGGTTCGTTCGGCGAACTGCCTGAAGGCCGAGAACATCTACTACATCGGCGACCTGATCCAGCGCACGGAAAACGAGCTGCTGAAGACGCCGAACCTCGGTCGCAAGTCGCTCAACGAGATCAAGGAAGTGCTCGCTTCGCGCGGTCTCACGCTGGGCATGAAGCTCGAGAACTGGCCGCCGGCTGGTCTCGACAAGTAAGCCCGGTCGTAGCCTGGCTATAGCCGTAGTTGGCAAAGATGCGGATTTTCCTTTAAAATCCGCATCTTGCTTTTTTTCGTTACCGGCCCGTGCGCCTTCCGAGGTGCGATAGAAGAGCTGGACCAAAACTTTGAATCAAGGAAACTGAAATGCGCCATCGTCATGGTCTGCGGAAACTGAACCGCACGAGCAGCCACCGTCTGGCTATGCTCCGTAACATGTCCAACTCGCTGATCGAGCACGAAGTCATCAAGACGACGCTGCCGAAGGCGAAGGAACTCCGTAAAGTCGTCGAGCCGCTGATCACGCTCGGCAAGAAGCCGTCGCTGGCAAACCGTCGCCTGGCGTTCAACCGCCTGCGCGATCGTGACTCGGTCGCGAAGCTGTTCGACGTGCTCGGTCCGCGTTTCGCGAACCGTCCGGGCGGCTACCTGCGCGTGCTGAAGTTCGGCTTCCGCGTGGGCGACAACGCACCGATGGCACTGGTCGAACTGCTCGACCGTCCGGAAGTCGACGAAACGGAAAACGTGCAAGAAGCCGAGTAAGCTTCCGGTACGCAGCAGGATCAGAAAGGGGCCGAGCGTTTTGCTTGGCCCTTTTTGTTTTTGAGATGCCGGCTGCGATCGATTGTCGCAGGCCGGTGCC encodes the following:
- the rpsD gene encoding 30S ribosomal protein S4, whose product is MARYIGPKAKLSRREGTDLFLKSARRSLADKCKLDSKPGQHGRTSGARTSDYGTQLREKQKVKRIYGVLERQFRRYFAEADRRKGNTGENLLQLLESRLDNVVYRMGFGSTRAEARQLVSHKSITVNGVVANVPSQQVKAGDVVAIREKAKKQARIVEALSLAEQGGMPSWVAVDAKKFEGTFKQMPERAEIAGDINESLIVELYSR
- a CDS encoding DNA-directed RNA polymerase subunit alpha, with the protein product MQTSLLKPKIIAVESLGENHARVVMEPFERGYGHTLGNALRRVLLSSMVGYAPTEVTIAGVVHEYSTLDGVQEDVVNLLLNLKGVVFKLHNRDEVTVTLRKEGEGVVTAGDIELAHDCEVINPNHVIAHLSKGGKLDVQIKIEKGRGYVPGNVRRYGEDTAKIIGRIVLDASFSPVRRVSYAVESARVEQRTDLDKLVMNIETSGVITPEEAIRQSARILVDQLSVFAALEGTETAAEAPSRAPQIDPILLRPVDDLELTVRSANCLKAENIYYIGDLIQRTENELLKTPNLGRKSLNEIKEVLASRGLTLGMKLENWPPAGLDK
- the rplQ gene encoding 50S ribosomal protein L17; translation: MRHRHGLRKLNRTSSHRLAMLRNMSNSLIEHEVIKTTLPKAKELRKVVEPLITLGKKPSLANRRLAFNRLRDRDSVAKLFDVLGPRFANRPGGYLRVLKFGFRVGDNAPMALVELLDRPEVDETENVQEAE